One part of the Glycine max cultivar Williams 82 chromosome 14, Glycine_max_v4.0, whole genome shotgun sequence genome encodes these proteins:
- the LOC100808834 gene encoding CMP-sialic acid transporter 4: MEYRKIKDEDEVRDAGVEDVGKSFLLSVPDNDLTSEGETKIDSHREKVKWKRKSVVTLALTVLTSSQGILIVWSKRAGKYEYSVTTANFMVETLKCAISLVALGRIWKKDGVNEDNRLTTTLDEVIVYPIPAALYLVKNLLQYYIFAYVDAPGYQILKNFNIISTGVLYRIILKKRLSEIQWAAFVLLAAGCTTAQLNSNSDRVLQTPFQGWVMAIVMALLSGFAGVYTEAIIKKRPSRNINVQNFWLYVFGMCFNAVAMLVQDFDAVMNKGFFHGYSFITVLMIFNHALSGIAVSMVMKYADNIVKVYSTSVAMLLTAVVSVFLFGFHLSLAFFLGTVVVSVAIYLHSAGKIQR, from the exons ATGGAATACAGGAAAATCAAAGACGAG GATGAAGTTAGGGATGCGGGCGTTGAGGACGTTGGAAAATCATTTTTGCTGTCAG TCCCAGATAACGATTTGACTTCCGAGGGAGAAACCAAAATTGACAGCCACAGGGAGAAAGTAAAGTGGAAGCGCAA GTCAGTTGTTACACTTGCATTGACTGTTCTTACTAGTTCGCAAGGCATTCTAATCGTTTGGTCCAAGAGAGCTGGCAAGTATGAGTATAGTGTCACTACTGCTAACTTTATG GTGGAGACTTTAAAATGTGCTATATCCCTTGTGGCCTTGGGAAGAATATGGAAAAAAGACGGTGTCAATGAGGACAACAG GTTGACTACAACCTTGGATGAAGTTATAGTGTATCCTATTCCTGCAGCACTTTACCTTGTCAAAAATTTGCTTCAG TATTACATCTTTGCATATGTAGATGCTCCAGGCTATCAAATATTAAAGAACTTTAATATTATCAGTACGGGTGTCCTATACAGAATTATACTTAAGAAAAG GTTAAGTGAGATTCAGTGGGCTGCTTTTGTTCTACTCGCTGCTGGGTGCACTACAGCCCAGTTGAATTCAAA TTCTGATCGTGTTCTTCAAACTCCCTTTCAAGGTTGGGTGATGGCAATT GTCATGGCTCTCTTGAGTGGTTTTGCAGGAGTATATACTGAG GCTATTATAAAAAAGCGTCCTTCACGGAACATAAATGTTCAGAACTTCTGGTTATATGTCTTCGGCATGTGTTTCAATGCTGTTGCAATGTTGGTTCAAGATTTTGATGCGGTGATGAACAA GGGATTCTTCCATGGATATTCATTCATTACAGTTCTCATGATTTTCAACCATGCACTCAG TGGAATTGCTGTATCAATGGTAATGAAGTATGCTGACAACATTGTGAAA GTGTATTCTACTTCAGTTGCAATGCTTCTTACGGCAGTTGTTTCTGTGTTCCTTTTTGGCTTCCATCTCTCCCTTGCCTTCTTCCTGGGCACAGT TGTTGTCTCTGTTGCAATTTATCTGCACTCTGCTGGGAAGATACAAAGATAA
- the LOC100527577 gene encoding uncharacterized protein yields the protein MFGSTKASSLPVSSRSEEGGLRRRLSSLSLKIQDSPTWSFSRSKSLSSMGDYVRTCWAWILSRKLIFATDLEMNDQKTKLLGSPNRGTWSHVFYKLRSEIRRFISTSDHATLPKTYHRSSPQVFS from the coding sequence atGTTTGGCAGTACAAAGGCATCATCGCTGCCAGTGTCGTCGCGTTCAGAGGAAGGAGGCCTTCGCAGACGTCTTTCTTCGCTGTCTCTGAAGATCCAAGACAGCCCAACATGGTCATTTTCCAGATCCAAGTCCCTCTCATCCATGGGTGACTATGTAAGGACATGCTGGGCCTGGATCCTCTCCAGGAAGCTCATCTTTGCCACAGATCTCGAAATGAACGACCAGAAAACTAAGCTCCTTGGCTCCCCCAACAGGGGCACTTGGAGCCATGTTTTCTATAAGCTGCGCTCTGAGATCAGAAGGTTCATCTCTACTTCTGATCACGCCACTCTTCCCAAAACCTACCACAGGTCCTCACCTCAAGTCTTCTCATAA
- the LOC100778173 gene encoding calcium-dependent protein kinase 26, producing MGNTCRGSLKGKYIQGFSQPEDHSKRSTTHSDPSSTKQQDDNDNNNNNNNNNNNNNNNNNNLPFNAKREAIMRRGLDNQAYYVLGHKTPNIRDLYTLGRKLGQGQFGTTYLCTENSTSIEYACKSISKRKLISKEDVEDVRREIQIMHHLAGHKNIVTIKGAYEDPLYVHIVMELCSGGELFDRIIQRGHYTERKAAELTKIIVGVVEACHSLGVMHRDLKPENFLLVNKDDDFSLKAIDFGLSVFFKPGQVFTDVVGSPYYVAPEVLLKHYGPEADVWTAGVILYILLSGVPPFWAETQQGIFDAVLKGHIDFDSDPWPLISDSGKDLIRKMLCSQPSERLTAHQVLCHPWICENGVAPDRSLDPAVLSRLKQFSAMNKLKKMALRVIAESLSEEEIAGLREMFQAMDTDNSGAITFDELKAGLRRYGSTLKDIEIRDLMEAADVDKSGTIDYGEFIAATFHLNKLEREEHLIAAFQYFDKDGSGYITVDELQQACAEHNMTDAFLEDIIREVDQDNDGRIDYGEFAAMMQKGNAGIGRRTMRNSLNLSMRDAPSAQ from the exons ATGGGCAACACATGCCGCGGATCTTTGAAAGGGAAATATATTCAGGGCTTCAGCCAGCCCGAAGACCATTCCAAGCGCTCCACCACCCATTCTGATCCCTCCTCAACCAAGCAGCAAGACGAcaacgacaacaacaacaacaacaacaacaacaacaacaacaacaacaacaacaataacaatctTCCCTTCAACGCCAAGAGAGAAGCCATCATGCGCCGAGGCCTCGACAACCAAGCCTATTATGTCCTAGGCCATAAGACTCCCAACATTCGTGATCTATACACTCTTGGTCGTAAATTGGGACAGGGCCAATTTGGCACCACTTATTTATGCACCGAGAATTCTACCTCCATTGAATATGCCTGCAAATCCATCTCCAAAAGGAAGTTGATTTCCAAGGAGGACGTCGAGGACGTTAGGAGGGAAATTCAGATAATGCATCATTTAGCTGGTCACAAGAACATTGTCACCATCAAGGGTGCTTATGAGGATCCTCTCTATGTTCATATTGTCATGGAGCTTTGTTCCGGGGGTGAGTTGTTTGATCGCATCATCCAGAGGGGCCACTATACCGAGAGGAAGGCCGCGGAGTTGACCAAAATTATTGTTGGGGTTGTTGAGGCTTGCCATTCCCTTGGGGTCATGCATAGAGATCTCAAGCCTGAAAACTTTCTCTTGGtcaacaaagatgatgatttctCTCTTAAAGCAATTGACTTTGGCCTCTCTGTATTCTTCAAACCCG GTCAAGTTTTCACTGATGTAGTCGGCAGCCCATACTATGTTGCTCCTGAGGTTCTCCTCAAGCATTATGGGCCTGAAGCAGATGTGTGGACAGCTGGTGTCATACTGTACATATTGCTTAGTGGCGTGCCGCCATTTTGGGCAG AGACCCAGCAGGGTATATTTGATGCAGTATTGAAGGGACATATAGATTTTGACTCAGATCCTTGGCCTCTAATATCTGACAGTGGAAAAGATCTGATTAGAAAGATGCTGTGTTCTCAGCCTTCAGAACGGTTGACTGCTCATCAAGTGTTAT GTCATCCTTGGATATGTGAGAATGGAGTTGCCCCTGACAGATCACTGGACCCTGCTGTTCTTTCTCGTCTCAAACAGTTTTCTGCAATGAATAAGCTAAAGAAGATGGCTCTGCGA GTGATTGCTGAAAGTCTATCTGAAGAGGAGATTGCTGGTTTGAGAGAAATGTTTCAGGCTATGGATACTGATAACAGTGGTGCAATCACTTTCGATGAACTCAAAGCTGGTCTAAGAAGATATGGGTCTACCCTTAAGGATATAGAAATACGTGATCTTATGGAAGCG GCTGATGTGGACAAAAGTGGAACCATAGATTATGGGGAGTTTATTGCTGCTACATTTCATCTCAACAAACTAGAGCGTGAAGAACATCTTATTGCAGCATTCCAATATTTTGACAAGGATGGTAGTGGCTACATTACAGTTGATGAACTTCAACAAGCTTGTGCAGAACATAACATGactgatgcttttcttgaagaTATTATTAGAGAAGTTGATCAAGATAAT gATGGAAGGATTGATTATGGTGAATTTGCTGCCATGATGCAAAAAGGCAACGCTGGAATTGGTAGGAGGACTATGCGCAACAGTCTGAATTTAAGCATGAGAGATGCACCAAGTGCTCAATAG